In one Myotis daubentonii chromosome 1, mMyoDau2.1, whole genome shotgun sequence genomic region, the following are encoded:
- the LOC132213196 gene encoding LOW QUALITY PROTEIN: ATP synthase subunit beta, mitochondrial-like (The sequence of the model RefSeq protein was modified relative to this genomic sequence to represent the inferred CDS: inserted 1 base in 1 codon; substituted 1 base at 1 genomic stop codon): MLGLVGRVAAVSASGALRRLSLSAPLPQAQLLLRATPAVLQPARDYAAQKSPAPKPGRIVAIIGAVVDIQFYKGLLPILNALEVQGREARLVLEVTQHLGESTVRTIAMEGTEGLVRGQKVLDSGAPIRIPVGPXTLGRIMNVIGEPIDERGPIKTKQFAAIHAEASEFIEMSVEQEILVTGIKVVDLLAPYAKGGKIGFFGGGGVGKTVLIMELINNVAKAHGGYSVFAGVGERTREGNDLYHEMIESGVINLKDATSKVALVYGQMNEPPGARARVALTGLTVAEYFRDQEGQDVLLFIDNIFXFTQADSEVSAVLGRIPSAVGYQPTLATDMGTMQERITTTKKGSITSVQAIYVPADDLTAPAPATAFAHLDATTVLSRAIAELGIYPAVDPLDSTSHIMDPNIVGNEHYDVARGVQKILQDYKSLQDIIAILGMDELSEEDKLTVFRAQKIQRFLSQPFQVAEVFTGHMGKLVPLKETIKGFQQILAGEYDHLPEQAFSMVGPIEEAVAKAAKLAEEHS; the protein is encoded by the exons ATGTTGGGTCTTGTGGGTCGTGTGGCCGCAGTCTCGGCCTCCGGGGCCTTGCGAAGACTCAGCCTCTCAGCGCCGTTACCCCAAGCCCAGCTCTTACTGCGGGCCACCCCAGCAGTGCTTCAGCCTGCCAGAGACTATGCTGCCCAAAAGTCTCCGGCGCCTAAGCCAGGGCGGATCGTGGCCATCATCGGTGCGGTGGTGGACATCCAGTTCTACAAGGGACTGCTGCCCATCCTAAATGCCCTGGAAGTGcaaggcagggaggccaggctggtgtTGGAGGTGACCCAGCATCTGGGTGAGAGCACTGTAAGGACCATTGCCATGGAAGGTACAGAAGGCTTGGTTAGAGGCCAGAAAGTCCTGGATTCTGGTGCACCAATCAGAATTCCCGTTGGTCCTTAGACCTTGGGCAGAATTATGAATGTCATTGGAGAACCTATTGATGAGAGAGGCCCCATCAAAACCAAACAATTTGCTGCTATTCATGCTGAGGCTTCTGAGTTCATTGAGATGAGTGTTGAGCAGGAAATTTTGGTTACTGGTATCAAGGTTGTGGATCTCCTGGCTCCCTATGCCAAGGGTGGCAAAATTGGGTTCTTTGGTGGTGGAGGAGTTGGCAAGACTGTACTGATCATGGAGTTAATCAACAACGTTGCCAAAGCCCATGGTGGTTATTCTGTGTTTGCTGGTGTTGGTGAGAGAACACGAGAGGGCAATGACTTATACCACGAAATGATTGAGTCTGGTGTTATCAACTTAAAAGATGCTACCTCCAAGGTAGCACTGGTGTATGGTCAAATGAATGAACCACCTGGTGCTCGTGCCCGGGTAGCTCTGACTGGACTAACTGTGGCTGAATACTTCAGAGACCAAGAAGGTCAAGATGTACTGCTGTTTATCGATAACATCT ACTTCACCCAGGCTGACTCAGAGGTGTCTGCCGTATTGGGCAGAATCCCTTCTGCTGTGGGCTACCAGCCTACCCTGGCTACTGATATGGGTACCATGCAGGAAAGAATCACCACTACCAAGAAGGGATCTATCACTTCTGTACAGGCTATCTATGTGCCTGCAGATGACTtgactgcccctgcccctgccactgcctTTGCCCATTTGGATGCTACCACAGTGTTGTCCCGTGCTATTGCTGAACTGGGCATCTATCCAGCTGTGGATCCTCTAGACTCCACCTCTCACATCATGGATCCCAACATTGTTGGCAATGAGCATTATGATGTTGCCCGTGGGGTGCAAAAGATCCTACAGGACTACAAATCCCTCCAGGATATCATTGCCATTCTGGGTATGGATGAACTTTCTGAGGAAGACAAGTTGACTGTCTTCCGTGCACAGAAAATACAGCGTTTCTTGTCTCAGCCATTCCAGGTTGCTGAGGTCTTTACAGGTCATATGGGGAAGTTGGTACCCCTGAAGGAGACCATCAAAGGATTCCAACAGATTTTGGCAGGTGAATATGATCATCTCCCAGAACAGGCCTTCTCTATGGTGGGACCCATTGAAGAAGCTGTGGCAAAAGCTGCTAAGCTGGCCGAAGAGCATTCTTGA